From the Pedobacter cryoconitis genome, one window contains:
- a CDS encoding Crp/Fnr family transcriptional regulator, which produces MEELINYLLQFGHLSQEQIAMIQSKVKPKTIKKGAYFSQAGQIADKIGYITDGVFRVCYYDKTGEGYTRYFVYENRFIADINSFRDEIPTAEYIEAVTDSTLLVFSKVGFEELSNTITGWSDLFSKITSYVMENKMRASSNMLVQDAQTRYLHFLDHYPGLANRVPLSMLASYLGITPSSLSRIRKK; this is translated from the coding sequence ATGGAAGAATTAATTAACTACCTCCTTCAATTTGGGCACCTCAGTCAGGAGCAGATTGCAATGATTCAATCCAAAGTAAAACCAAAAACAATAAAAAAAGGAGCATACTTTTCACAAGCTGGTCAGATAGCAGATAAAATAGGATACATCACAGATGGGGTATTCAGAGTTTGTTATTATGATAAAACTGGTGAAGGTTATACCCGTTATTTTGTTTATGAAAACCGTTTTATAGCCGATATCAATAGCTTTCGGGATGAAATTCCTACAGCAGAATATATTGAAGCAGTAACTGATTCTACCCTGCTGGTCTTTTCCAAAGTAGGTTTTGAAGAACTTTCCAATACCATTACCGGCTGGAGCGATCTATTTTCAAAAATCACTTCTTATGTGATGGAAAATAAAATGAGAGCAAGCAGTAATATGCTGGTTCAGGATGCGCAAACCCGTTATCTGCATTTTCTTGACCATTATCCTGGCCTGGCTAACCGCGTCCCACTTTCCATGCTGGCTTCCTACCTTGGAATTACGCCATCCTCACTGAGCCGGATCAGAAAAAAATAA
- a CDS encoding adenylosuccinate synthase gives MAVDVLLGLQWGDEGKGKIVDVLSPDYDLIARFQGGPNAGHTLEFEGKKFVLNTIPSGIFFENTMNLIGNGVVIDPIALKRELDNLKEAGHDLLGNKKLMIAKKAHLILPTHRLLDAASEKRMGDGKIGSTQKGIGPAYMDKTGRNGLRIGDFTLPDFKQRYEKLVSKHKAILQSLYGEVVDFSAQENAFFEALDLICQFPLVDSEHVVNTYVKQGKKVLAEGAQGTMLDIDFGSYPFVTSSNTTTAGACTGLGIAPNQIGEVIGIFKAYCTRVGGGPFPTELDNETGEELRLKGHEFGAITGRSRRTGWIDIPALKYAIMINGVTQLIMTKADVLSGFDQIYACTHYNYNGEVIDYMPYDIISIQPIPVLQEIEGWKEDITGINSINQIPAKLKTYITFLEEQLDIPVKYLSVGPDRKQTLILN, from the coding sequence ATGGCTGTTGATGTTTTATTAGGCCTCCAATGGGGCGACGAAGGTAAAGGAAAAATTGTGGATGTTTTAAGTCCGGACTATGATCTGATTGCCCGTTTTCAGGGAGGCCCGAATGCAGGTCATACTTTAGAATTTGAAGGTAAAAAGTTTGTACTGAATACAATACCATCGGGCATATTCTTTGAAAACACGATGAACCTGATTGGAAATGGTGTGGTTATCGATCCAATTGCTTTAAAAAGAGAACTGGACAATTTAAAAGAAGCCGGGCATGATTTACTTGGGAATAAGAAGCTGATGATTGCAAAAAAAGCACATTTGATCTTACCTACGCACCGGCTGCTGGATGCCGCTTCTGAAAAAAGAATGGGCGACGGCAAAATTGGTTCTACACAAAAAGGAATTGGCCCTGCATATATGGATAAAACCGGCCGTAATGGTTTACGTATTGGTGATTTCACTTTGCCAGATTTTAAGCAGCGTTACGAAAAACTGGTTAGCAAACACAAAGCTATACTGCAATCCTTATACGGTGAAGTTGTTGACTTCAGCGCACAGGAAAACGCATTTTTCGAAGCACTGGATTTAATTTGTCAATTTCCATTAGTGGATTCAGAACATGTAGTCAATACCTATGTAAAACAAGGAAAAAAGGTATTGGCTGAAGGTGCACAGGGTACTATGCTGGATATTGATTTTGGCTCTTACCCATTTGTAACCTCTTCCAATACGACCACTGCTGGCGCCTGTACAGGCCTGGGGATTGCGCCTAACCAAATTGGCGAAGTAATAGGTATTTTCAAAGCTTACTGTACACGTGTAGGCGGCGGCCCCTTTCCTACGGAACTAGATAATGAAACGGGAGAAGAATTACGTCTTAAAGGTCACGAGTTTGGTGCAATAACCGGAAGATCCAGACGTACCGGATGGATTGACATACCCGCATTAAAATATGCGATTATGATTAACGGGGTCACGCAATTGATTATGACTAAAGCAGATGTACTCAGTGGATTTGATCAGATTTACGCCTGTACACATTATAATTACAATGGTGAGGTCATTGATTACATGCCTTATGATATAATTTCTATTCAACCTATACCTGTATTACAGGAAATTGAAGGTTGGAAAGAGGATATAACTGGTATAAACTCGATAAATCAGATACCTGCAAAACTAAAAACTTATATCACATTTTTAGAAGAGCAGTTAGATATACCTGTAAAATACCTTTCTGTGGGCCCGGATAGAAAACAAACGCTAATTCTGAATTAA
- a CDS encoding AraC family transcriptional regulator — protein MKMHDIPVHKLELSTAIGVELQYFDRDDFSDSKMETMGAHRDDHYLFFFIEKGHASMEVEFKERQCKTGTLYYILPSQVHRRINNKDATGWILAVDPSLVPLNYVDIFDHLSYLQEPYLLNPVQLKQWSSVFKLLNAKYNKDQDDPFYIPVVHAIVQLFLTMTAKCFNAGPGMSLKLSRPVEMSKQFKRLVIENFRTIKSPSAYADKLNVSESYLNEVVKKVTGFPVTFWINQEIILEAKRQLYYSQLDIKGISTLLGYDDQSYFSRFFKKLTGMSAIAFRAKYRK, from the coding sequence ATGAAAATGCATGATATTCCTGTTCATAAACTTGAGCTGAGTACTGCGATAGGCGTAGAGCTGCAATACTTTGATAGGGATGATTTCTCAGATTCCAAAATGGAAACGATGGGCGCCCATCGGGATGATCATTATTTGTTTTTTTTTATTGAGAAAGGACATGCCTCTATGGAAGTGGAATTTAAGGAAAGACAATGTAAAACGGGAACATTATACTATATCTTACCATCACAGGTACATCGACGGATAAATAATAAAGATGCTACGGGCTGGATCTTAGCTGTAGACCCCTCTTTGGTTCCACTTAATTATGTAGATATCTTTGATCATCTTTCCTATCTTCAGGAACCATATTTACTGAATCCGGTTCAATTAAAACAATGGAGCAGTGTGTTCAAATTACTTAATGCGAAATACAATAAGGATCAGGATGATCCTTTTTACATACCGGTAGTCCATGCCATAGTTCAGTTGTTCCTGACTATGACTGCCAAATGTTTCAACGCTGGCCCGGGCATGAGTCTGAAATTATCCAGACCCGTTGAAATGTCCAAACAGTTTAAAAGATTGGTGATAGAAAATTTCCGGACAATCAAGAGCCCCTCTGCTTATGCAGATAAGTTAAACGTTTCTGAATCCTATCTGAACGAGGTTGTGAAAAAGGTGACCGGATTCCCGGTAACATTCTGGATAAACCAGGAAATTATACTGGAGGCAAAAAGACAGCTTTATTATAGCCAACTGGATATCAAGGGAATCTCAACATTGCTGGGCTATGATGATCAATCCTATTTTTCCAGGTTCTTTAAGAAACTTACAGGAATGTCTGCTATAGCTTTTCGTGCTAAATACCGCAAATAG